The Gadus macrocephalus chromosome 20, ASM3116895v1 genome includes a region encoding these proteins:
- the frmpd4 gene encoding FERM and PDZ domain-containing protein 4 isoform X2 yields MRRDPVLGFGFVAGSEKPVVVRSVTPGGPSEGRLVPGDEIVMINEEPVGSAPRERVIDLVRSCKESIVLTVIQPYPSPKSAFISAAKKAKLKSNPVKVRFAEEVVINGQIPETVKDNSLLFMPNVLKVYLENGQTKSFKFDHNTSIKDVISTLQEKLSIKSIEHFSLMLELRAEGSASKLMLLHEQEMLAQVTQRPGAHKMKCFFRISFVPKDPLELLRRDGVAFEYLYVQSCNDVVLERFGSELKYDTALRLAALQMYILTISTKQSQKVSLKYIEKEWGLALFLPPAVLSSMKEKNIKKALTHVLKTNQNLVPPGKKLTALQAKVHYLKYLSDLRLYGGRVFKSILVASEKHTEVTLLVGPRYGISHVINPKTNLVALLADFSHVNRIEMYAEDEKMVRVELHVLDVKPITLLMESVDAMNLACLTAGYYRLLVDSRRSIFNVARSGAENAEASHEARVKQNYRAIEWTYSTPYKAAEDRGCGQRCGPDFSNHRECHDYQGERGRCESEIEPVYISEIHQPQHAVHMAHRVERCRTPLPQPYLGAPRPKPQDSARNAKVSFIFGDPPLDSVNPQNLGYQRLMDEQAEAMDNHSPMYGRLEEEEEEEEEYRLMEDAAEDVGGYRYAGKIFGPRECIEEPLLRDICYAETTDDAEDDDDVSCEEDAFMSDVEKPTFLSLSGSIDDIIDLTSLPPLPEGGDEEDSDVLLHSLNLAIAAPPPGFRDSSDEEEHQQGARAAGPHRGAPNDIPVSLIDSVPTQRTTGPGEPLDDAVVSTLRALEQLAASEDQSPEQSESTGVDISRAFSPESSSDSGNETNSSEMTESSELASAQRHSESHLRMVHIAEGYHGRSEEKAEFITPAERGAEDVDYNSQVPREEEEEAKSSAVASSQILHSDGGEMEPETMETKSLTDYFSKMHMGSVMNRQSGTLRDQDCRLGGDPSQPSDSSNGPFKELHKEELLHLVGRYNGFTARDSHYMNQLDLGRTHPREKQQPWQRAPGTKMSESHSPSECSVDSQSSHAGVLTERGEERCQPLIARQRSPSEGAGGAQGGEQHSIKAAAAAEHDGQRLYDYHLSKRMSSLQSEGGAHSLQKSQCSSVDAGCSTGSSCCATPMDSPLCAESNYTLTSEGSGRGAACAAAEEKMCGAAGQGRSGTPLDPTLLRKSHTAEPGYGTLREGSGHRGPKIKETTACTQLKQAWEDDPALALCNETNAAATTTTISTTSTATSPPPLKRTTDTSGHLPGLYPSSRKPPRESSTGSLRKPRRGGVLRRSWSSMTPPGARGFDLLLEKTKATFTGKSGSQDGLPQAPPKQQRRFYGKTLPKSWSQHAVDSVSSSGRKLLRGSAVLLPPSAAPRQKTSGAWRCHAPFSHCFLRDHMNNDGDPDDWTAQFPFPLLAVSQKQQQPTKTITGEEKTSSLRAEQRGGPPSAAAPPGNQDMSLKARLARVSSMMGKTYSLPSGFEDACKDALEMIVLVGWSLGHGSECECREGGEETGQPGEHCEALQVQAKALSSACSQMAREHGSPEELLLTLTQSFHTLCCLTQACMSLVEGLSAERQRREVVTRVDEVAMNYVCLLKAAEEASGSNCNDQSVNALTRHSAAMSVVIHNLTHSLRTLIHKDTAALSLLCSEF; encoded by the exons ATGCGCCGCGACCCTGTGCTTGGTTTCGGCTTTgtggcaggaagtgaaaaaccAGTGGTGGTGCGCTCAGTCACGCCAG GTGGCCCCTCAGAAGGTAGGCTGGTTCCGGGGGATGAAATCGTCATGATCAACGAGGAGCCGGTGGGATCGGCCCCCAGGGAGAGGGTCATCGACCTCGTCAG aAGCTGCAAAGAGTCCATAGTGCTGACCGTCATCCAGCCATACCCA TCGCCTAAATCAGCATTCATCAGCGCCGCCAAGAAAGCCAAGTTAAAGTCCAACCCTGTCAAGGTTCGCTTCGCCGAAGAGGTGGTCATCAACGGCCAGATCCCA GAGACGGTGAAAGACAACTCGCTTCTCTTCATGCCAAACGTGCTGAAAGTGTACCTGGAGAACGGGCAAACCAAGTCCTTCAAGTTTGACCACAACACCTCCATCAAG gaTGTCATCTCGACCCTACAGGAGAAGCTGTCCATTAAGAGCATCGAACATTTCTCCCTGATGCTGGAGCTCCGAGCGGAGGGCTCGGCCAGCAAGCTGATGCTCCTCCACGAGCAGGAGATGCTGGCTCAG GTGACCCAGAGGCCGGGCGCGCACAAGATGAAATGCTTCTTCCGAATCAGCTTCGTGCCGAAGGACCCCCTGGAGCTACTGAGGAGAGACGGCGTGGCTTTTGAGTACCTCTACGTCCAG AGCTGCAATGACGTGGTGTTGGAGAGATTTGGGTCGGAGTTGAAATACGACACGGCCCTTCGGCTGGCGGCGCTGCAGATGTACATCCTCACGATCAGCACCAAGCAGTCACAGAAGGTTTCCCTCAAGTACATCGA GAAGGAGTGGGGCCTGGCGTTGTTCCTGCCTCCTGCGGTGCTGTCCAGCATGAAGGAGAAGAACATTAAAAAGGCCCTGACTCACGTTCTCAAGACAAACCAGAACCTGGTGCCACCCGGTAAAAAG CTGACAGCATTGCAAGCCAAGGTCCACTATCTCAAGTACCTCAGTGACTTGAGACTTTACGGTGGACGGGTCTTCAAATCCATCTTAGTGGCAA GCGAGAAGCACACGGAGGTGACCCTTCTGGTGGGACCGCGCTACGGCATCAGCCACGTCATCAACCCAAAGACCAACCTGGTGGCTCTGCTGGCTGACTTCAGCCACGTCAACCGCATCGAGATGTATGCCGAGGACGAGAAGATGGTGCGGGTGGAGCTCCATGTTCTGGACGTGAAG CCAATAACTCTGTTAATGGAGTCTGTTGATGCCATGAATCTGGCCTGTCTGACCGCCGGCTATTACCGCTTACTTGTGGACTCCCGTCGCTCTATCTTCAATGTGGCACGGAGCGGCGCCGAGAACGCGGAAGCGA GTCACGAGGCGAGAGTGAAGCAGAACTACCGGGCCATCGAGTGGACCTACAGCACGCCCTACAAGGCAGCAGAGGACCGAGGCTGCGGTCAGCGGTGCGGCCCGGACTTCTCGAACCACCGCGAGTGTCACGACTACCAGGGCGAGCGGGGGCGCTGCGAGAGCGAGATCGAGCCGGTGTACATCTCGGAGATCCACCAGCCCCAGCACGCCGTGCACATGGCGCACAGGGTGGAGCGCTGCCGGACCCCGCTACCCCAACCCTACCTCGGTGCCCCCAGGCCCAAACCCCAGGACTCGGCCAGGAACGCCAAGGTGTCCTTCATATTCGGGGACCCCCCCCTGGACAGCGTAAACCCCCAGAATCTGGGCTACCAAAGACTGATGGACGAGCAGGCGGAGGCCATGGATAACCACAGCCCCATGTACGggcgtctggaggaggaggaggaggaggaggaggagtacaggCTGATGGAGGACGCCGCGGAGGACGTGGGGGGCTACCGGTACGCCGGCAAAATCTTCGGCCCAAGGGAGTGCATCGAGGAGCCGCTACTGAGGGACATCTGCTACGCCGAGACCACGGACGACGcagaggacgacgacgacgtcaGCTGCGAGGAGGACGCCTTCATGAGCGACGTGGAGAAGCCCACCTTCCTCTCGCTCTCGGGGTCCATCGACGACATCATCGACCTCACCTCCCTGCCCCCGCTGCCGGAAGGAGGCGACGAGGAGGACAGCGACGTGCTCCTGCACTCTCTCAACCTGGCCATCGCCGCGCCTCCTCCAGGGTTCAGGGACAGCTCGGACGAGGAGGAGCACCAGCAGGGGGCCCGGGCCGCCGGACCCCACAGGGGGGCCCCCAACGACATCCCTGTGTCCCTCATAGACTCAGTGCCCACTCAGAGGACGACGGGCCCCGGAGAGCCGCTGGACGATGCGGTGGTGTCGACCCTGCGGGCGCTAGAGCAGCTCGCTGCGTCTGAGGACCAGAGTCCCGAGCAGTCCGAGAGCACAG GGGTGGACATTTCCCGAGCCTTCAGTCCCGAGTCCTCGTCGGATTCTGGGAACGAAACCAACTCCTCTGAGATGACGGAGAGCTCCGAGCTGGCCTCCGCTCAGAGGCACTCCGAGAGCCACCTGAGGATGGTTCACATCGCCGAGGGCTACCACGGCAGGAGTGAAGAGAAGGCAGAGTTCATCACTCCCGCCGAGAGGGGAGCAGAAGACGTGGACTACAACTCCCAGGTTCCccgggaggaggaagaggaggccaaGTCTTCAGCCGTCGCCTCCTCGCAGATCCTACACTCCGACGGGGGGGAGATGGAACCAGAGACCATGGAGACCAAGTCGCTCACCGACTACTTCTCCAAGATGCACATGGGCTCTGTGATGAACCGGCAGTCAGGGACCCTGAGGGACCAGGACTGCAGGTTGGGGGGAGATCCTAGCCAGCCCTCCGACTCATCCAACGGGCCTTTCAAAGAGCTCCACAAAGAGGAGCTGCTTCATCTAGTGGGGAGGTACAACGGCTTCACCGCCAGAGACTCTCATTACATGAACCAACTGGACCTTGGGCGGACTCACCCCCGGGAGAAGCAGCAGCCATGGCAGCGTGCGCCCGGAACCAAAATGTCGGAGAGTCACTCCCCCTCTGAATGCTCGGTAGACTCACAGTCTTCCCACGCGGGCGTCCTGACGGAGCGGGGAGAAGAACGATGCCAGCCGCTAATTGCCCGTCAGCGATCCCCATCCGAGGGCGCCGGCGGAGCGCAGGGTGGCGAGCAGCACAGCATCAAGGCCGCGGCCGCCGCTGAGCACGACGGCCAGCGTCTCTATGACTACCACCTGAGCAAGCGCATGTCGTCGctgcagagcgagggaggcgcCCACTCCCTGCAGAAATCGCAGTGCTCCTCCGTAGACGCGGGCTGTAGCACCGGCAGCAGCTGCTGCGCCACGCCCATGGACTCCCCGCTGTGCGCAGAGAGCAACTACACGCTGACCTCTGAGGGCTCCGGGCGGGGGGCGGCCTGCGCGGCGGCCGAGGAGAAGATGTGTGGCGCCGCGGGCCAGGGGAGGAGCGGAACCCCACTGGACCCCACGCTGCTTAGGAAGAGCCACACAGCCGAGCCCGGCTACGGGACCCTGAGGGAGGGCAGTGGCCACCGGGGGCCCAAGATTAAAGAAACCACAG CTTGCACACAACTGAAGCAGGCATGGGAAGACGACCCCGCCTTAGCTCTCTGTAATGAGACAAATgcagccgccaccaccaccaccatctccaccacctccaccgccacctcaCCACCGCCATTAAAGAGGACCACAGATACCAGTGGGCATTTACCGGGCCTGTACCCCTCCTCGAGAAAACCCCCACGTGAGTCGAGCACAGGCAGCCTCAGGAAACCGCGACGAGGGGGCGTgctgaggaggagctggagtagCATGACACCTCCAGGGGCGAGGGGCTTTGACCTCCTGCTGGAGAAGACCAAGGCCACGTTCACGGGGAAGAGCGGCAGCCAGGACGGCCTACCACAAGCGCCACCAAAACAACAGAGGAGATTCTACGGCAAAACATTACCCAAGAGCTGGTCCCAACACGCCGTGGACTCGGTCAGCTCTTCAGGCCGGAAGCTCCTGCGGGGGTCCGCGGTACTGCTTCCTCCGTCGGCCGCGCCGAGGCAGAAGACATCAGGCGCGTGGAGGTGTCATGCTCCGTTCAGCCACTGCTTTCTGAGGGACCACATGAATAACGACGGCGATCCCGACGACTGGACGGCCCAATTCCCTTTTCCTCTATTAGCTGTGAGCCAGAAGCAACAGCAACCCACAAAGACCATCACTGGTGAAGAAAAAACATCCTCCCTGAGGGCAGAACAACGAGGCGGTCCACCAAGCGCGGCCGCCCCCCCCGGCAATCAGGACATGAGCCTCAAAGCCAGGCTGGCACGCGTGAGCTCCATGATGGGTAAAACCTACAGCCTGCCCTCTGGGTTTGAAGACGCCTGTAAGGACGCCTTAGAGATGATCGTTTTGGTGGGCTGGAGTCTCGGCCACGGGTCCGAGTGTGAATGCCGAGAGGGCGGTGAGGAGACCGGGCAACCAGGGGAGCATTGCGAGGCGCTGCAGGTGCAGGCCAAAGCCCTGAgcagcgcctgcagccagaTGGCCCGTGAGCACGGCAGCCCAGAGGAGCTGCTGCTCACTCTGACACAAAGCTTCCACACGCTCTGCTGTCTGACGCAGGCTTGCATGTCGCTGGTGGAAGGCCTGAGCGCCGAGCGGCAGCGGCGTGAGGTGGTGACCCGGGTGGACGAGGTCGCCATGAACTACGTGTGTCTGCTGAAGGCTGCCGAGGAGGCGTCAGGAAGCAACTGCAATGACCAAAGTGTGAACGCACTGACGCGTCACTCTGCCGCCATGTCCGTCGTCATCCACAACCTAACGCACTCATTGAGAACACTGATACACAAAGACACGGccgctctgtctctgctctgctctgagTTTTGA